TGCACCCAGCGCACGGCGCGGTCGAGCGTGCCGGGTTCGAGGTGATCCTCGCCGGAGAGGACCAGCCGCAGGTCGGCGCGCGTGAGCAGTGCGCGCAGCGTGGGAATGTCGGCGACGGCGGGCATGATCCTCCGAAATATACGGCCTGTACAGCGGGCTAAGGAGAATGTACAGCGAGGAAGGTGCGGGTGCCTCGGGCTCGGTCATACGCTCGCCCCCATGAGCGCTGTCGACACCCTCACTGAAACGCCCATCGGCGGACCGAGCCTCCCGCAGGAGCGTCGCCTCGTGACCAGCATCCCGGGTCCGCGTTCGCAGGAGCTCATCGACCGCAAGTCCGTCGCGGTCGCCGCCGGCGTGGGCCACACGGCACCCGTTCACGCGGTCGCAGCCGGCGGTGGCGTGATCGTCGACGCCGATGGCAACTCGCTCATCGACCTCGGATCCGGCATCGCCGTGACCACGATCGGCAACGCGCATCCCAAGGTCGTCAAGGCCGTTCAGGACCAGGTCGCGCAGTTCACCCACACGTGCTTCATGATCGCTCCGTACGACTCGTACGTGTCCGTCGCCGAGGCCCTCAACCGCATCACTCCCGGCGATCACGAGAAGAAGAGCGCCCTGTTCAACTCCGGCGCCGAAGCCGTCGAGAACGCCGTGAAGATCGCCCGCAAGCACACCGGCCGGCCCGCCGTCGTCGCCTTCGACCACGGATACCACGGCCGCACCAACCTCACGATGGCACTCACGGCCAAGTCGATGCCCTACAAGAGCGGCTTCGGCCCCTTCGCCTCCGAGGTCTACCGCGCACCGCTCTCGTACCCGTTCCGCGACGGACTGAGCGGAGCGGATGCCGCGAAGCGGGCCATCTCGGTCATCGAGAAGCAGGTCGGCGCCGACAACCTCGCCGCTGTCATCATCGAGCCGATCCAGGGCGAGGGCGGCTTCATCGTCCCCGCCGACGGCTTCCTCCCCGCTCTCGTCGAGTGGTGCCGCGCCAACGGCGTGGTGTTCATCGCCGATGAGATCCAGACCGGCTTCGCTCGCACTGGGGAGATGTTCGCGAGTGATGTGTTCGGCATCGTGCCGGACCTGATCACGACCGCCAAGGGCATCGCGGGGGGCCTGCCCTTGGCGGCCGTGACCGGACGGGCCGAGATCATGGACGCGTCCCACGCGGGCGGACTCGGCGGCACGTACGGCGGCAACCCCGTCGCGTGCGCCGCTGCGCTCGCCGCGATCGACGTGTTCGAGAACGACGGGATGATCGAGCGCGCCCGCGAGATCGGCGCGATCCTCACCGAGCGCCTCGGCGCGCTTCGGGCATCCGACCCCCGGGTCGGTGACGTGCGCGGCCACGGTGCGATGATCGCCGCCGAGTTCGTCGACCCGGCGACCGGCGAGCCGGATGCTGCGCTCACCGCTGCGGTCGCTAAGGCGTGCATCGCCGAAGGCGTGATCGTGCTCACCTGCGGCACCTACGGGAACGTGATCCGTTTCCTTCCGCCGCTCTCCATCGGCGACGACCTGCTCCACGAGGGCATCGACGTCGTCGCCGCCGCGCTCGCGGCATCCTGAATCACCGGCATGTCCCGGCAGCAGCCGGGGCATGTCCCGAAAGACGTCGCCCGTTGCGAACGCGGGCGACGAGAAGTGGGACACGGCGGGACGCCGGGTCGCACAGCGCGCGAGACCATCGCGCACCGGACAGAGGAGTCTCATGCAACAGCTGACGCGTGACGTCGTGATCGTCGGGGCTGGTGCCGCCGGCCTCACCGCGGCGAACGAACTGAGGAAGGCCGGACTCTCCGTCGTGGTGCTCGAGGCGCGCGACCGGGTGGGCGGGCGACTGTGGACCGACGTGATCGACGGCGCGATGCTGGAGATCGGCGGGCAGTGGGTCTCGCCCGACCAGGAGGCGCTCAAGGAGACCATCGCGGAGCTCGGCCTGGAGACCTACAGCCGCTACCGCGAGGGGGACTCGGTCTACATCGGCCGCGACGGCGCCGTGCGCCGGTTCACGGGGGAGATCTTCCCCGTCGCGCCCGAGACCGAGAAGGAGATCGTCCGGCTGATCGAGAAGCTCGACGACATGGTCGCGCAGATCGACCCCGACAAGCCGTGGGAGCACCCCGACGCCGATGCGCTGGACCGCATCTCGTTCGAGGCGTGGCTCGAGGAGCAGACGCCCGACCAGGAGGCGCGCGACAACATCGCCCTCTTCATCGCGGGCGCGATGCTCACCAAGCCCGCCTACGCGTTCTCGGCACTGCAGGCGCTGCTCATGGCGGCGAGCGCGGGCAGCTTCACGCACCTGGTCGATGCCGACTACATCCTCGACGAGCGCGTCGTCGGCGGTCTCCAGCAGGTGCCGCTGCTCCTCGCGGAGCGCCTCGGCGACGACGTGATGCTCGGTCAGCCCGTGAACGAGGTGCACTGGCAGGCGGACGGCGTGCGCGTCGTGACCGACGCGGGCCTCGAGGTGCGCGCGCGGTTCGTCATCCTGGCGCACGCCCCGATCCTCTACCCGTGGATCGAGTTCCAGCCCGCCCTGCCCCGGCTCAAGCAGCAGATGCACCAGCACATCTCGATGGGCTTCGTCATCAAGGTGCATGCCGTGTACGACCGCCCGTTCTGGCGCGACAAGGGTCTGTCGGGCACGGCGTTCAGCCCGTACGAGCTTTCGCACGAGGCCTACGACAACACCAACCACGGCGACGAGCGCGGAACCCTCGTCGGCTTCGTGTCCGACCGCAACGCCGACGACCTCTTCCGCGCCTCTGCCGAGGATCGCAAGGCGCGCATCCTCGAGTCGCTGTCGCACTACTACGGTCCCGAGGCGCTCGAGCCGCTCGTGTACTTCGAGAGCGACTGGGGCGCCGAGGAGTGGACGCGCGGCGCCTACGCGGCGAGCTTCGACCTCGGCGGTCTCACCCGCTACGGTGCGGACCTGCGCACGCCGGTCGGACCCATCCACTTCGCGTGCAGCGACATGGCGGGCGCCGGATACCAGCACGTCGACGGCGCCATCCGCATGGGGCGGCTCGTCGCGTCCAACATCGTGGGCGGGGCACGCGCGTGAGCGCCCGCATCGTCGTCGGGTACACCGCGACGGATGCCGGAGCCGACGCCCTGGCCCTCGGGGCACGGCTGGCCCTGGCATCCGATTCCTCTCTCCACCTCGTCGTCGTCCTTCCGGGCGAGGAGCGCAGCGTCGTCACCCCGCCCGACGCGGGCTACGACCGGCACATCCGTGCGCAGGCCGAGAGCTGGCTGGGCGACGCCGCGGCGACGGTGCCGGACACCGTGCGCGTCCGGACGCACGTCCGCTTCGGTGAGTCGTTCGCGTCGGGCCTGATCGATTCCGCGCACGACCTGGGCGCCTCGCACATCGTGGTCGGCGCGGCCAACGGCGGGATGCGCGGACGACACCGGCTCGGCACGGTCGCCGGCGAGCTCCTCCACTCGGCCGATGTCCCGGTCGTCCTCGCGCCCGAAGGCACACGTCGGATCGATCCGGCGAGCGGAATCTCGCGGGTGACCGTGGCGATCGGCCTGCGTCCCGGCGCCGACGTGCTCCTCGAGGAGAGCCTCGCCCTCGCCGCCGCGACCGGCGCGGAGCTTCGCCTGGTGTCTCTCGTCGCGGTCGACCTTCCCGCGGGCATCAGCGCCAACGAGTCCGCGGCGATGCATGCGGACGAGGTCTTCGTGCACGCCCGCAAGGCCCTGCCCAAGGGCGTCGAGGCCGAAGCGGTCGTCGGACTCGGCGACAGCATCGAAGAGGCGGTGTCGCACCTGAGCTGGGAGCCGGGCGAGATCGCCGTCGTCGGATCGAGCCGCCTCGCGCGGCCCCGGCGCCTGTTCCTGGGATCGACGGCGGCGAAGATGCTGCACGAGCTTCCCGTCCCGATGATCGTCGTGCCACGCACGCGCAAGAAGAAGGGAGCGAGCTCGTGAGCGAACACCGCGGCACAGAATCGATCACCGGCGAGCCGCTGACGGGCGCGCTGTCCAAGAAGGGTCTGAGCGCCGGCACCATCGGCCTCATCGGCGCCGTCGTCATCGGCATCTCGTGTATCGCCCCGGCGTACACCTTCACGGCAGCGATCGGTCCGACCGCCTCGGTGGTGGGGGCGCAGATTCCCGCCATCATCCTCATCGGCTTCATCCCGATGCTGCTCGTCGCGTTCGGCTATCGCGAGCTCAATCGCTCGATGCCCGACGCGGGCACATCGTTCACGTGGGCGGCGCGAGCCTTCGGCCCGTGGGTCGGCTGGATGGCAGGCTGGGGGCTCATCGTCGCGACGATCCTGGTGCTCTCCAACCTTGCGGGAGTCGCCGTCGACTTCCTGTTCCTGCTGATCGCGCAGATCACGGGCAACGACGCCATCGCCGACCTTGCGTTGGAGACCTGGATCAACATCGCCGTGTGCCTGCTGTTCATGCTGGGGGCCACCTACGTGTCGTACCGCGACATGCAGACGACTCAGAAGCTGCAGTACGTGCTCGTCACGTTCCAGGTCGCCGTCCTCCTGTTCTTCGCGATCTCGGCGATCGTCCAGGCGGTCAACGGAAACGCGTTCGACTTCACGCCGTTCGACTGGAGCTGGTTCAACCCGTTCGCGGTCTCATCCTTCGGCGCGGTCGCCGCAGGGCTGTCGCTCTCGATCTTCATCTTCTGGGGCTGGGACGTCACGCTCACGATGAACGAGGAGACGAAGGACCCCGAGCGCACCCCTG
This window of the Microbacterium sp. SSM24 genome carries:
- the gabT gene encoding 4-aminobutyrate--2-oxoglutarate transaminase; translation: MSAVDTLTETPIGGPSLPQERRLVTSIPGPRSQELIDRKSVAVAAGVGHTAPVHAVAAGGGVIVDADGNSLIDLGSGIAVTTIGNAHPKVVKAVQDQVAQFTHTCFMIAPYDSYVSVAEALNRITPGDHEKKSALFNSGAEAVENAVKIARKHTGRPAVVAFDHGYHGRTNLTMALTAKSMPYKSGFGPFASEVYRAPLSYPFRDGLSGADAAKRAISVIEKQVGADNLAAVIIEPIQGEGGFIVPADGFLPALVEWCRANGVVFIADEIQTGFARTGEMFASDVFGIVPDLITTAKGIAGGLPLAAVTGRAEIMDASHAGGLGGTYGGNPVACAAALAAIDVFENDGMIERAREIGAILTERLGALRASDPRVGDVRGHGAMIAAEFVDPATGEPDAALTAAVAKACIAEGVIVLTCGTYGNVIRFLPPLSIGDDLLHEGIDVVAAALAAS
- a CDS encoding flavin monoamine oxidase family protein; translated protein: MQQLTRDVVIVGAGAAGLTAANELRKAGLSVVVLEARDRVGGRLWTDVIDGAMLEIGGQWVSPDQEALKETIAELGLETYSRYREGDSVYIGRDGAVRRFTGEIFPVAPETEKEIVRLIEKLDDMVAQIDPDKPWEHPDADALDRISFEAWLEEQTPDQEARDNIALFIAGAMLTKPAYAFSALQALLMAASAGSFTHLVDADYILDERVVGGLQQVPLLLAERLGDDVMLGQPVNEVHWQADGVRVVTDAGLEVRARFVILAHAPILYPWIEFQPALPRLKQQMHQHISMGFVIKVHAVYDRPFWRDKGLSGTAFSPYELSHEAYDNTNHGDERGTLVGFVSDRNADDLFRASAEDRKARILESLSHYYGPEALEPLVYFESDWGAEEWTRGAYAASFDLGGLTRYGADLRTPVGPIHFACSDMAGAGYQHVDGAIRMGRLVASNIVGGARA
- a CDS encoding APC family permease produces the protein MSEHRGTESITGEPLTGALSKKGLSAGTIGLIGAVVIGISCIAPAYTFTAAIGPTASVVGAQIPAIILIGFIPMLLVAFGYRELNRSMPDAGTSFTWAARAFGPWVGWMAGWGLIVATILVLSNLAGVAVDFLFLLIAQITGNDAIADLALETWINIAVCLLFMLGATYVSYRDMQTTQKLQYVLVTFQVAVLLFFAISAIVQAVNGNAFDFTPFDWSWFNPFAVSSFGAVAAGLSLSIFIFWGWDVTLTMNEETKDPERTPGRAATLTVITIVSLYLLLAVAMIMFAGIGTGELGLGNEDIQSNAFFFLSGPILGPLAFLVSLAVLTSSASSLQSTFVGPARTLLSMGHYGALPEKFAKVSPRFFTPGYATIVSAVVASAFYVVMRIVSEDTLWDTILTLGMMICFYYGITAFACVWYFRKQWFDSVRNVFFTFLFPLVGGVILAVLFFTTLIDSMDPAYGSGSNIGGVGIVFILGILIIGLGIVVMIWQAIKRPAFFRGETLGMDAPASLRRNRR
- a CDS encoding universal stress protein — translated: MSARIVVGYTATDAGADALALGARLALASDSSLHLVVVLPGEERSVVTPPDAGYDRHIRAQAESWLGDAAATVPDTVRVRTHVRFGESFASGLIDSAHDLGASHIVVGAANGGMRGRHRLGTVAGELLHSADVPVVLAPEGTRRIDPASGISRVTVAIGLRPGADVLLEESLALAAATGAELRLVSLVAVDLPAGISANESAAMHADEVFVHARKALPKGVEAEAVVGLGDSIEEAVSHLSWEPGEIAVVGSSRLARPRRLFLGSTAAKMLHELPVPMIVVPRTRKKKGASS